A window of the Streptomyces sp. NBC_00454 genome harbors these coding sequences:
- a CDS encoding DUF2637 domain-containing protein, which translates to MRLTDISLDWLLPGSLLILGVLAAVAVLARGKREGEKAAAAEDSWERSEERRRRKEAVYGTASYVLLFCCAAVAAALSFHGLVGFGRQNLNLSGGWEYLVPFGLDGAAMFCSVLAVREASHGDAALGSRMLVWLFAGAAAWFNWVHAPRGAGHDGAPQFFSGMSLSAAVLFDRALKQTRRAALREQGLIPRPLPQIRMVRWMRAPRETFGAWSLMLLEGVRTLDEAVDEVREDKKEKEQDRHRRRDQHRLDRAHIKALGRQNRAFGRVARARQVDMPGLAPGAGSAPVGAEPAIAETDQLPLRRRPSLQAVSKAESGDPAGGPRTVDLTAEDDTQTLPRLDSLERKLKDLEQQFG; encoded by the coding sequence ATGAGACTGACCGACATATCGCTGGACTGGCTGCTGCCCGGCAGCCTGCTGATCCTGGGCGTACTTGCGGCAGTGGCGGTGCTGGCCCGGGGCAAGCGCGAAGGCGAGAAGGCCGCGGCGGCCGAGGACAGCTGGGAGCGCAGCGAGGAGCGGCGGCGCCGCAAGGAGGCCGTCTACGGGACCGCCTCCTACGTCCTGCTCTTCTGCTGCGCGGCGGTGGCCGCCGCCCTCTCCTTCCACGGACTGGTGGGCTTCGGCCGGCAGAACCTCAACCTCTCCGGGGGCTGGGAGTACCTGGTGCCCTTCGGGCTCGACGGCGCCGCCATGTTCTGCTCGGTGCTCGCGGTCCGCGAGGCCAGCCACGGCGACGCGGCCCTGGGCTCCCGCATGCTGGTCTGGCTGTTCGCGGGCGCGGCCGCCTGGTTCAACTGGGTGCACGCCCCGCGCGGCGCGGGACACGACGGGGCTCCGCAGTTCTTCTCCGGAATGTCCCTCTCGGCGGCCGTGCTCTTCGACCGGGCCCTGAAGCAGACCCGCCGGGCCGCACTGCGCGAACAGGGCCTGATTCCCAGGCCGTTGCCGCAGATCCGGATGGTCCGCTGGATGCGGGCCCCCAGGGAGACCTTCGGCGCCTGGTCGCTCATGCTGCTGGAGGGGGTGCGCACCCTCGACGAGGCCGTGGACGAGGTGCGCGAGGACAAGAAGGAGAAGGAGCAGGACCGCCACCGCAGGCGGGACCAACACCGCCTGGACCGCGCGCACATCAAGGCGCTCGGCCGGCAGAACCGGGCGTTCGGGCGCGTGGCCCGGGCCCGTCAGGTCGACATGCCGGGGCTGGCCCCCGGAGCGGGCTCCGCGCCGGTCGGCGCGGAGCCGGCCATAGCGGAAACGGATCAACTGCCGCTACGACGCCGGCCCTCCCTCCAGGCCGTTAGCAAAGCCGAATCCGGGGACCCGGCCGGTGGCCCCCGGACGGTGGACCTCACCGCCGAGGACGACACCCAGACGCTTCCCCGGCTCGACTCCCTGGAGCGCAAACTGAAGGATCTGGAGCAGCAGTTCGGCTGA
- a CDS encoding (2Fe-2S)-binding protein has product MTLMAVGPTGPAQPVTAPVTAPAPAGSPVADAYARLTAAYGGLRVTGLAAHEPSPRGAGWVGAHELAAGGEALEAFLAWDEAQVLRDYGRRARPDVVAGFGLHRYAWPACLLITAPWFLDRRVPLLAPDQVAFHRTEGRMAVRVESFACLPDDPAAVLPGARVVPDAQALREEVRAAVAGHLGPVLEGFAPRMRRGRRALWAMATDEVVEGLWYLGQLLGGAEEHRAMRELELLLPGATAPYTGGAGFRTLEGPGGRELATRDRAGCCFFYTIRPEDTCVTCPRTCDAQRVTRLTAAAG; this is encoded by the coding sequence ATGACCCTCATGGCCGTCGGGCCCACCGGGCCCGCCCAGCCCGTCACCGCGCCCGTCACCGCGCCCGCCCCGGCCGGCTCCCCGGTGGCGGACGCCTACGCGCGGCTCACCGCGGCCTACGGCGGACTGCGCGTCACCGGGCTCGCGGCGCACGAGCCCTCCCCCCGCGGCGCGGGGTGGGTCGGCGCGCACGAGCTCGCGGCGGGCGGCGAGGCCCTGGAGGCCTTCCTCGCCTGGGACGAGGCCCAGGTGCTACGGGACTACGGGCGCCGGGCGCGGCCCGACGTGGTGGCCGGCTTCGGGCTGCACCGGTACGCGTGGCCCGCGTGCCTGCTGATCACCGCGCCCTGGTTCCTGGACCGCCGGGTGCCCCTGCTCGCCCCGGACCAGGTGGCCTTCCACCGGACCGAAGGGCGGATGGCCGTGCGCGTGGAGTCCTTCGCCTGCCTGCCGGACGATCCGGCGGCCGTCCTCCCCGGAGCCAGGGTCGTACCTGACGCGCAGGCCCTGCGCGAGGAGGTGCGGGCCGCGGTGGCCGGACACCTCGGACCGGTGCTGGAAGGCTTCGCCCCGCGCATGCGGCGCGGGCGGCGCGCGCTGTGGGCCATGGCGACCGACGAGGTCGTCGAGGGCCTCTGGTACCTCGGCCAGCTGCTCGGCGGGGCCGAGGAGCACCGGGCCATGCGCGAGCTGGAGCTGCTGCTGCCCGGCGCGACGGCCCCGTACACCGGCGGCGCGGGCTTCCGTACCCTCGAAGGCCCCGGCGGCCGGGAGTTGGCCACCCGCGACCGGGCCGGCTGCTGCTTCTTCTACACGATCCGCCCCGAGGACACCTGCGTCACCTGCCCGCGCACCTGCGACGCGCAGCGCGTCACCCGCCTGACGGCCGCCGCCGGCTGA
- a CDS encoding GntR family transcriptional regulator, whose translation MLGSGQDPQEVRVQDAARARVPEQETRKVMRHSVRGQILEALRKALVDGVLVQGEIYSGPALGERFGVSATPVREAMQQLALEGAVECLPNRGFRVLPRTRHELAELAEVRALLELPVILELARTADAGVWAAMRPAAASAEQAAASGDPARYAEADRAFHRAVLALSGNSQLLLVTDDVHRRARWPVSGPTRFPRANLPADAAQHTAMLDALSEGDLPLAESVIRDHFAPPVRPAAGR comes from the coding sequence ATTCTCGGGTCAGGTCAAGACCCGCAGGAGGTCCGAGTGCAGGACGCGGCCCGAGCCCGGGTACCGGAACAAGAAACACGCAAGGTGATGCGCCATTCGGTGCGCGGCCAGATCCTCGAAGCGCTGCGCAAGGCGCTGGTCGACGGCGTGCTCGTGCAGGGGGAGATCTACTCCGGCCCGGCGCTGGGCGAGCGGTTCGGGGTCTCCGCGACCCCGGTCCGCGAGGCGATGCAGCAGCTGGCGCTGGAGGGGGCCGTCGAATGTCTCCCGAACCGGGGCTTCCGGGTCCTGCCCCGGACCCGGCACGAGCTGGCGGAACTGGCCGAGGTCAGGGCGCTGCTCGAACTCCCGGTGATCCTGGAGCTGGCCCGTACGGCCGACGCCGGGGTCTGGGCCGCGATGCGTCCGGCGGCGGCCTCGGCCGAGCAGGCGGCGGCCTCGGGGGATCCGGCGCGGTACGCGGAGGCGGACCGGGCCTTCCACCGCGCGGTCCTGGCCCTGTCGGGCAACTCGCAGCTCCTGCTGGTCACGGACGACGTCCACCGCCGGGCCCGCTGGCCGGTCTCGGGCCCCACCCGGTTCCCCCGGGCGAACCTCCCCGCGGACGCGGCCCAGCACACGGCGATGCTCGACGCCCTGTCGGAGGGGGACCTCCCGCTGGCGGAGTCGGTGATCCGCGACCACTTCGCACCGCCGGTCCGCCCGGCGGCCGGGCGCTGA
- a CDS encoding PucR family transcriptional regulator gives MRLRALLETEALGLRLLGGEDELDRTVRGVMTTDLRDPSRYLSGGELVLTGLAWRRNSADSEPFVRILASAGVAGLAAGEAELGDIPDDLVSACLRNRLPLFVVNENVAFATITEYVVRQVSGERAGDLAAVVDRHRRLMTSGPAGGGPDVVLDLLTTDLDLRAWVLSPTGRQIAGAGEPLAPGVCSALASEHLAAVRTGRRGPHRISIQGITYSLFPIRGHGRGPAGPASRDVRESVLSDWLLAVEADAGDWPAERLDLLQGVTQLIAVERDRRDAARTVRRRLAQEVLELVQTGAAPAEIAARLRVAAPVLLPGLGTAPHWQVVVARVDWDGGDIPGGPVAQSLLEEILVDPSVSGPEPSDRIAVAHAGDEAIALVPLPAPAGEPGDEKGPDNALHAETLLASVRDPLAAGLADDGRLTLGVSAAVHSAEGLRGALEEARHARRVAAARPGRVCAAGHHELASHVLLLPFVPDDVRRAFTARLLDPLRDYDRRHRAELIPTLEAFLDCDGSWTRCATRLHLHVNTLRYRVGRIEQLTARDLSRLEDKLDFFLALRMS, from the coding sequence ATGCGGCTGCGCGCACTGCTGGAAACCGAGGCGCTGGGGCTGCGGCTGCTCGGCGGCGAGGACGAACTGGACCGGACGGTCCGCGGGGTCATGACCACCGACCTGCGCGATCCCAGCCGGTACCTATCCGGGGGCGAGCTCGTCCTCACTGGCCTGGCATGGAGACGAAATTCGGCCGATTCCGAGCCGTTCGTGCGCATCCTCGCGAGCGCCGGTGTAGCCGGGCTCGCGGCCGGCGAGGCGGAGCTGGGGGACATCCCCGACGACCTCGTGTCGGCGTGCCTGCGCAACCGCCTGCCGCTGTTCGTCGTGAACGAGAACGTTGCATTCGCCACGATCACGGAGTACGTGGTCCGGCAGGTATCGGGAGAGCGGGCCGGCGACCTGGCGGCCGTAGTGGACCGCCACCGGCGGCTCATGACCTCCGGACCGGCCGGTGGTGGACCCGATGTGGTCCTCGATCTGCTCACCACGGACCTCGATCTGCGGGCCTGGGTGCTCTCGCCCACGGGCCGGCAGATCGCCGGAGCGGGCGAACCGCTGGCACCGGGCGTCTGCTCGGCGCTGGCGAGCGAACACCTCGCGGCGGTCCGGACGGGCCGACGCGGGCCCCACCGGATCTCCATCCAGGGTATTACCTACTCGCTGTTCCCGATCCGGGGACACGGGCGCGGACCTGCGGGTCCGGCCTCCCGGGACGTGCGCGAGAGCGTGCTCTCGGACTGGCTGCTGGCCGTCGAGGCCGACGCGGGCGACTGGCCGGCCGAGCGGCTCGACCTGCTCCAGGGCGTCACCCAGCTGATCGCCGTCGAGCGGGACCGCCGCGACGCGGCCCGTACGGTGCGCCGCCGGCTCGCCCAGGAGGTGCTGGAGCTGGTCCAGACGGGCGCCGCGCCCGCCGAGATCGCCGCCCGCCTGCGGGTGGCCGCGCCGGTGCTGCTGCCCGGGCTGGGCACGGCCCCGCACTGGCAGGTCGTCGTGGCCCGGGTGGACTGGGACGGCGGGGACATCCCCGGCGGACCCGTCGCCCAGTCGCTCCTCGAGGAGATCCTCGTGGACCCGTCGGTCTCCGGTCCGGAGCCCTCGGACCGGATCGCCGTCGCGCACGCCGGGGACGAGGCGATCGCCCTCGTACCGCTGCCCGCGCCCGCCGGGGAGCCCGGGGACGAGAAGGGCCCCGACAACGCCCTGCACGCCGAGACGCTGCTCGCGTCCGTACGGGACCCCCTCGCGGCCGGGCTCGCCGACGACGGCCGGCTCACGCTGGGCGTCAGCGCCGCCGTGCACTCCGCCGAGGGGCTCCGCGGGGCCCTGGAGGAGGCCCGGCACGCCCGCCGCGTCGCGGCGGCCCGTCCGGGCCGGGTCTGCGCGGCCGGCCACCACGAGCTCGCCTCGCACGTCCTGCTCCTGCCCTTCGTCCCGGACGACGTCCGCCGCGCCTTCACGGCCCGGCTGCTGGACCCGCTGCGGGACTACGACCGCCGCCACCGGGCGGAGCTCATTCCCACCCTCGAAGCGTTCCTGGACTGCGACGGCTCGTGGACCCGCTGCGCGACGCGGCTGCACCTGCACGTCAACACGCTGAGGTACCGGGTCGGGCGAATCGAGCAGTTGACGGCGCGGGACCTCTCCCGGCTGGAGGACAAGCTCGACTTCTTCCTGGCACTGCGGATGAGCTGA
- a CDS encoding xanthine dehydrogenase family protein subunit M, which yields MDFLRPASWEEALAAKAEHPAAVPIAGGTDVMVEINFDHRRPEYLLDLNRIGLLQEWEIGEDVVRLGASVPYTQIMENLRTELPGLALASHTVASPQIRNRGGVGGNLGCASPAGDSHPALLAAGAEVEVESVRGSRLIPIDEFYTGVKRNALAADELIKTVHIKKADGPQQYSKVGSRNAMVIAVCAFGLALHPETRTVRTGIGSAAPTPIRAKVAEEFLNAALEEGGFWESGRVITPSIAKQFGDLASAAANPIDDVRGTAKYRRHAVGIMARRQLVWTWEQYRGSHNGRSLEGAA from the coding sequence ATGGACTTCCTTCGCCCCGCCAGCTGGGAGGAGGCGCTCGCCGCTAAGGCCGAGCACCCCGCAGCTGTGCCGATCGCAGGTGGCACCGATGTGATGGTCGAGATCAACTTCGATCACCGCCGGCCGGAGTACCTCCTCGACCTGAACCGCATCGGTCTGCTGCAGGAGTGGGAGATCGGCGAGGACGTGGTCCGTCTGGGCGCCTCGGTCCCGTACACGCAGATCATGGAGAACCTCCGCACGGAGCTTCCGGGACTCGCGCTCGCCTCGCACACGGTCGCGTCCCCGCAGATCCGCAACCGCGGCGGCGTCGGCGGCAACCTCGGTTGCGCCTCTCCGGCCGGTGACTCCCACCCCGCGCTGCTCGCGGCGGGTGCCGAGGTCGAGGTGGAGTCCGTACGCGGCTCCCGGCTGATCCCGATCGACGAGTTCTACACCGGTGTGAAGCGCAACGCGCTGGCCGCCGACGAGCTCATCAAGACCGTCCACATCAAGAAGGCGGACGGCCCCCAGCAGTACTCCAAGGTCGGCTCCCGCAACGCGATGGTCATCGCGGTCTGCGCGTTCGGCCTGGCGCTGCACCCCGAGACCCGCACGGTCCGCACCGGCATCGGCTCGGCCGCGCCGACCCCGATCCGGGCGAAGGTCGCCGAGGAGTTCTTGAACGCCGCGCTCGAAGAGGGTGGCTTCTGGGAGTCCGGCCGGGTCATCACCCCCTCGATCGCCAAGCAGTTCGGTGACCTCGCGTCCGCCGCGGCCAACCCGATCGACGACGTCCGCGGCACGGCGAAGTACCGCCGTCACGCGGTCGGGATCATGGCTCGCCGCCAGCTCGTCTGGACGTGGGAGCAGTACCGCGGTTCGCACAACGGCCGCTCGCTCGAAGGGGCTGCGTAA
- a CDS encoding (2Fe-2S)-binding protein, translated as MRVNFTVNGRQQEADDVWEGESLLYVLRERMGLPGSKNACEQGECGSCTVRLDGVPVCSCLVAAGQVEGRDVVTVEGLAEFAKQREEHGHGGACGTGGGCGSKGVTLDAAKQWQARPADSQTGEGVELSNVQQAFIDAGAVQCGFCTPGLLIQADALLEENSSPSDQDIREALSGNLCRCTGYEKILDAVRLAAARQSEAV; from the coding sequence ATGCGCGTCAATTTCACGGTCAACGGCCGTCAGCAGGAAGCCGACGACGTCTGGGAGGGCGAGTCCCTCCTCTACGTCCTGCGCGAGCGCATGGGTCTGCCGGGTTCGAAGAACGCCTGCGAGCAGGGCGAGTGCGGTTCCTGCACCGTCCGCCTCGACGGTGTGCCGGTCTGTTCCTGTCTGGTCGCGGCCGGTCAGGTCGAGGGTCGCGACGTCGTGACCGTCGAGGGCCTGGCGGAGTTCGCCAAGCAGCGCGAGGAGCACGGCCACGGCGGTGCCTGCGGTACCGGTGGCGGCTGCGGCTCCAAGGGCGTCACCCTGGACGCGGCCAAGCAGTGGCAGGCCCGGCCCGCCGACTCGCAGACCGGCGAGGGCGTGGAGCTCTCCAACGTCCAGCAGGCGTTCATCGACGCCGGCGCCGTCCAGTGCGGTTTCTGCACCCCGGGTCTGCTGATCCAGGCGGACGCGCTCCTGGAGGAGAACTCCTCCCCGTCCGACCAGGACATCCGTGAGGCCCTGTCCGGCAACCTCTGCCGCTGCACGGGCTACGAGAAGATCCTCGACGCGGTCCGCCTGGCGGCCGCTCGTCAGTCTGAGGCGGTCTGA